The window CCGCCGGCGCTCCACAGGCCGGCGAAGACCGGGGTGGTGTACGCACCACCGGGCTCCAGGAGCAGCAGGCCCGAGTCGTCGTATCCGGCGCCGCCGGTGATCTGGACGCGCCCGTCCGGGAGCTGGGCCACGGAGATCCGCCAGGAGCCGGACCAGCCGAGCGCGCATCCGTAGACCTCGCCGTGCTCCTCGGTGGCGTCGGTGTCGAGCGCCACCCAGGGCAGGTGCTGGTGGCCGGTGTGCCCGCGGCGGCTGCCGATGATCTTCTCGCCGTAGGTGAGCGGCGCGGTGGTGAGCCGGGACTCGGCGGCCCAGCGGCCGTGCAGCTGGGACAGCCGCCAGCCCTCGCGGTCGGGCAGGGTCCAGGTGGCGGCGTCGGCGCGCAGCAGCTCCACGCGCGCCCGGCCGCCGTTGGCCACGGTCACCCAGCGCTCGACCACGTCACCGCGCATCCGGTGGTGCAGGGTGATCGCCACACCGTCGTCGTCGAAGAGCAGCCGCAGTTCCTCCCCGTCGCCGGCGGTCCCGTACGACACGAAGCGCCACTCGGTGCCGCGGCGTTCCTCGGTGCGCACGGACAGGGCGGGGCGGACGAAGCGGGGGCCGCCCTCGACCGGGTACTCCTCACGGCCGTCGAGCGGGGACTCGAAGGGCCAGTAGCCGGGCAGGGGGTTCGCGGCCAGGGCCTCGGCGTCTTCGAGCGCGATCCGCGGCCCCCAATGGAGGTGCAGCAGCTCGTCGGCCTCGGTGAGGTGCAGGGCATAACTACTGGTGGGACCCGACAGGAGCCAGGTACGACCGTCTTCGGCGATGTCCACCATCGAGACCTCACAGGTGTCAACAGATCCGCTCAAGCGCGAACATCATCAGGCTCCGTAACCCCTGGTGGCAACGCCTGTGGACAACTCATTGCCTGAGGAAAGTGATGTCGTATGGTCGACGGAGCGCCCGTCGACGAGCCGCGCCGGCGGGGCCGACCGCGAGGAGCCCCCGTGACGCAGCAGGTCCCGTCGACCGAGCCGGAGCTGGCCGGTGTGCGCAATTTCCGTGACGTGGGCGGGCTGCCCACCGTGGACGGTCGGCGGGTGCGCCAGGGAGTCCTGTTCCGCAGTGGCCATCTCGCGCACGCGACGCCGGCGGACGCGGCCTTCCTCGCCACCCTGGGCCTGCACACGATCTTCGACTTCCGCAACGCGGCCGACCAGAAGCTGGAGGGCCCCGACGTCGAACTGCCCGGCGTGCGGAACGTGAACCTGCCGTTGAGCGACCCGGCGGACGGCGCCGAGTTCTGGAAGATGGTGCGCGACGGCGATCTCGACCAGCTCCGCGCGATCCTCGACGGCGGCAAGGGCGCCGGCCGGATGATCGCCTCCTACCGGACGATCGTGAAGCAGCGCACCGGCGAGCACTCCCGGGTGCTGCACTCACTGGCGGAGGACAGCGTGCCCGCGCTGATGCACTGTGCGGCCGGCAAGGACCGCGCGGGCATCTCGATAGCCGTCACGCTGCTGGCCGTGGGTGTGGAGCGCGAGGCGATCGTCGCCGACTACCTGGAGTCCAACGCCAAGCACCGGCGCTACAAGGTCCGCCGCAGCGGCAGCCAGGACAGCGCGTACACGCCCGAGGTGATGGAGCTGCTCAGCCCGCTCTTCGACGCGCGCGCCGAGTACCTGGAGGCGGCGTTCGACAGCATCGAGGAGACCTGGGGCGGCGTGGACGCCTACCTGGAGAAGGGCCTCGGCCTCTCCGCCGGGTCCCGCGACCGCCTGCGCGCGCGCCTGCTGAACTGAGGGACCCGGGGGCCCGGCGCCGGGGACTCCGGGCCCACCGTGTCAGCCCTTGGCACCGACCGCGAAGAGCAGGTAGAGGAACGCGGCGAGGACATGGCCGAGGGCGATGTAGATGATCAGCCGGATCCAGAGGGAACGGGGGAACTTCTCCTCGAAGTCACTCATAGCAGTTCTCCGGTCAGCGGGCCCAGGCACAGCGTGGCCGTGGGGCTCTGCAGCAAGGTGTGGACGAACAGCAGCTCGACGCCGTCCTGGTCCTCGGCGGCGAGGCGGTGCGGGATGAGCGAGTCGAAATGCGCGCTGTCGCCGGGCGCGAGCAGATGGGCGGTGTCGCCGAGGCGCAGCCGCAGCCGCCCCTTGAGGACGTACAGCCACTCCTCGCCCGGGTGGACGCGCACGATGTCGCCCTGGGAGCCGTACGGCACCTGCACACGCAGGGCCTGCATGGCCCGGCCGGGGGCCCCGGCCTGGAGGTAGGTCCAGCCGCCCGCCCGGGTCGGCTCCATGTCGGTGGACCGCACGATCGCGTCCCGGTCGGCGACCCGCTCCCCCAGCAGTTCGGAGACGGTCGTACCGTAGATACGGGCGAGCGCGAGGAGCATCGGCAGCGAGGGCTGGCGGTGCCCGGTCTCCAGGCGGGACAGGTGGGCGGGCGAGAGCCCGGCGGCGCGGGCCGCGGCCTCCAGGGTGAGGCCGGCGCGCCGGCGCAGTGCGCGCAGCTGTGGCGCGACGGCCGGGAGGTCGTCGCCCTGGTCCGCCGGTGAGGGGGCGTCTGAGGCTTCCATGCCTCTATTGACCGTCATTTTTGCCTGTGCGGCAATTTTCTTGCCTCTGAGGCAAACCCCCCGCCACGGCCCTCGGCCCCACCGCGCTCGTCCTCGGGGTCCTGGCCGCGGCGGGCGTGTGGCCGGCGCTCACGTTCGGCCTGTTTGCGGTGATGCCGATCGCCGGAGGGCTCGCCGTCACGTTCGGCCTGATGGGCGCCCACCACGCCCGCCGTGGTCTCGGCCGGATGTGGACCGCCGTGACGGGAGCCGTCCTCGGCACGATCGGACTGCTCTACCCCTTCGTCCTGATCCTGTCCTTCTCCCTCTGAGGGGATCGCGCTCAGCGGTTCGCCACCGCCTGCTTGATCAGGGTCTTGCCGAAGTCCCACATCAGCCCGCCGCCGCTGTGCGCGTCGTCCATGACGGCGGTGAAGGCGTCCACGAACCGGTCCACGTCGGCCTCGTCGATGATCAGCGGCGGAATGAGCTTGATCACCTCCAGATGGTCGCCGGAGACCTGGGTGAGGATCCGGTGCCGTTGCAGCAGCGGTACGACGACCATCTGCGCGAACAGGCCCTTGCGCGCCGCCTGGAGCATGGCCCACCGGCTGCGCAGCTTCAGCGAGGACGGCCTGCCGAACTCGATGCCGATCATCAGGCCCCGGCCGCGCACGTCGGCCAGCAGCTCGTACGTGTCGATCAGTGCGGTGAGCCGGGACTTGAGCAGCTCACCGGTCGTCCGCACGCCCGCGACGATCTGCTCGTTCTCCATGACCGACAGCACGGCCAGACCGCACGCCATCGCCTGGGCGCCCGAGCCGAAGCTCGCCGAGTGGACCAGAACGCGGTCCATGGACGAGTAGACCTTCTTGAAGATCCACTCCTTGCCGAGGGTGGCACCGACCGGGACGTAGCCGCCGGAGAGCGCCTTGGCCACGCACACCAGGTCCGGTTCGACGCCGTCCTCGTGCTGGTAGGCGTAGAAGTCGCCGGTGCGACCGAGGCCGGTCTGCACCTCGTCGGCGATGAGCAGCGCCTTGTGCCTGCGCAGCAACTCCTGCGCGCCGCGCAGATAGCCGGGCGGCGCCTCGTGCACGCCCTTGCCCTGGATCGGCTCCACGATCAGGGCGGCCACGTCGCCCTTCTTCAACTCCCGTGCCAGGGCGTCGAGATCACCGAGGGGTACGGCGGTGTCCGGCAGCAGCGGGGCGAAGCCGTCGCGGAAGCCGCTCTCGCCGTTCACCGAGAGCGCGCCGGTGGTCAGGCCGTGGAAGGCGTGGTCGCAGTACAGGACACGCGGCCTGCCGGTGGCGTACCGGGCGAACTTCAGGGCCGTCTCGACCGCTTCGGTGCCGCTGTTGCCGAAGAACACCCGGTCCAGGTGCGGGCTGTGCGCGAGCAGCCGTTCGGCGAGCAGTCCGGGCAACGGCTGGCAGTCGAAGCGGGTGAGGTCGGCGAGATCGAGGTCGAGCACGTCGTGCAGCGCCTTGCGGACGACGGGGTGATGGCGGCCCAGGCCCATCACCCCGAACCCGGCGAGCATGTCCAAATAGTCGTTGCCGTCCGCGTCGAAGAAGTGGGCGCCCTCGGCACGCTCGTAGACCTTGTCGAAGCCGATGGTGTGCAGCATGCGCGGGAGCTGCGGGTTGAGATGCTTGGCGTGCAGCTCGTAGCGTTCGGCTCCACGCTCGGCGAGCAGGGCGCCGAGGTCGAACTCGGTGGTCATTCACTCTCCTTGGCTGTGCCGCCGGCGTCCCCGACGGCCAGGCTCGCGCTGATCCGCCCGGCGATCTCGACGGGCGTGAGTCCGATGTCGGCCAGGACCTCGCTGCGTTTGGCGTGCGCGAGGAACTGCTCGGGGACGCCGAACCGCCGTACCGGCACGTCCACGTCGGCGTCGCCGAGGGCGAGGGCCACGGCCGAACCGACGCCCGCCGCACGGCTGTTGTCCTCCACCACGGCCACCAGGCGGTGCCCGGCGGCGAGTCCGGGCAGGGCGGGGTCGACGGGCTTGACCCAGCGAGGGTCGACCACCGTGCAGGTGATGCCCCGGGCGTCCAGGAGTTCGGCGGCCTGGAGACACACCGGTGCCATCACTCCGACGGCCACCAGCAGCACCTCGGGGCGCTCGCCGCGGTGCAGGACGTCCAGGCCGCCCACCCGGTCGACCGACGGGATGTCCGGGCCGACGGACTCCTTCGGGAAGCGGACCAGGGTCGGCGCGTCGTCCACGGCGACCGCCTCGCGGAGCTGGGCCCGCAGCTGGCCGGCGTCGCGCGGGGCGGCGATCCTGAGGCCCGGGACGACCTGGAGGACCGACATGTCCCACATGCCGTTGTGGGAGGCCCCGTCCACGCCGGTGACACCCGCCCGGTCCAGTACGAAGGTCACCCCGCAGCGGTGGAGGGCCACGTCCATCAGCAGCTGGTCGAAGGCGCGGTTGAGGAAGGTGGCGTAGACGGCGACGACCGGGTGGAGGCCGCCGGCGGCGAGGCCGGCGGCGGAGACGGCCGCGTGCTGCTCGGCGATGCCCACGTCCCACACCCGGTCGGGGAAGCGCTCGGCGAACTTCCCGAGACCGACCGGATGCAGCATGGCCGCCGTGATCGCCACGACGTCCTCCCGCTCCTGGCCGATCCGCACGATCTCGTCGCCGAACACCGAGGTCCACGACGGTCCGCCGGCCGGCGTGAGCGGCGCGCAGGTGAGCGGGTCCATCACCCCGACGGTGTGGAAGTGGTCCTCCTCGTGGGCGAGGGCCGGTTCGTAGCCGCGGCCCTTCTCCGTGAGGCAGTGCACCAGGACCGGGCCGTGGAAGCGCTTCGCGCGACGCAGCGCGGACTCCACGGCGTTGATGTCGTGGCCGTCGATCGGACCGATGTACTTCAGCCCCAGGTCCTCGAACATGCCCTGTGGGGCGAAGGCGTCCTTGAACCCCTTCTTCGCGCCGTGCAGGGACTCGTAGAGCGTGCCGCCGACGACCGGGGTCCTCAGGAGTACGTCCTTCCCCCAGGCCAGCATCTTCTCGTAACCGTCCGTCGTGCGCAGGGTGGCCAGGTGGTTGGCGAGGCCACCGATGGTGGGGGCGTACGAGCGCTCGTTGTCGTTGACGACGATGATCAGCGGCCGGTCCTTGGCGGCGGCGATGTTGTTCAGCGCCTCCCAGGCCATGCCGCCGGTCAGCGCGCCGTCGCCGATGACCGCGACGACATGCCCCTGCTCACGCTGCACCTGGCGGGCCTTGGCGAGGCCGTCGGCCCAGCCGAGCGCCGTGGAGGCGTGGCTGTTCTCGATGACGTCGTGCTCGGACTCCTCGCGCGAGGGGTAGCCGGACAGGCCGCCCTTCGAGCGCAGCTTGGAGAAGTCCTGCCGTCCCGTCAGCAGCTTGTGCACATAGCTCTGATGACCGGTGTCCCACAGGATGCGGTCGACCGGCGACTCGAAGACCCGGTGGAGCGCGATGGACAGTTCCACCACCCCCAGGTTGGGCCCGAGATGACCGCCGGTCCGCGACACCGCGTGCACCAGGAACTCGCGTATCTCCTCGGACAGTCCGCCGAGTTCCGCCTCGGACAGCGCCTTCAGGTCGCGTGGTCCCCGGATCGTCTCCAGAATGGTCACGCTCGGGCCCCCTCTCGGTCCGTGCCTTGCCTCAACTCAACTGGTCTGCGGGGCCCGTCCGCTCGGCGAGCTTCATGGCCTCCTCGATGAGGGTCTCCACGATCCTGGACTCCGGGACGGTCTTGACGACCTCGCCCTTCACGAAGATCTGACCCTTGCCGTTGCCCGAGGCAACCCCGAGATCTGCCTCGCGGGCCTCGCCGGGACCGTTGACCACACACCCCATCACCGCGACCCGCAACGGCACCTCCATGCCGTCCAGACCCGCGGTGACCTCCTCGGCGAGCTTGTACACGTCGACCTGGGCGCGGCCGCAGGACGGGCAGGAGACGATCTCCAGGCCGCGCTGCTTGAGGTTCAGCGACTCCAGGATCTGGAGGCCGACCTTGACCTCCTCGGCCGGCGGGGCCGACAGGGAGACGCGGATGGTGTCGCCGATCCCCTGGGAGAGCAGGGCGCCGAAGGCGACGGCCGACTTGATGGTGCCCTGGAAGGCCGGGCCGGCCTCCGTGACCCCCAGGTGCAGGGGGTAGTCGCACGCCTCGGCGAGCTGGCGGTAGGCCTCGATCATGACGACCGGGTCGTTGTGCTTGACGGAGATCTTGATGTCGCGGAAGTCGTGCTCCTCGAACAGCGACGCCTCCCACAGCGCGCTCTCGACCAGCGCCTCCGGGGTCGCCTTGCCGTACTTCTGGAGCAGGCGGCGGTCCAGCGAACCGGCGTTGACGCCGATGCGGATCGGGGTGCCGTGGTCCTTGGCGGCCTTGGCGATCTCCCTGACCTTGTCGTCGAACTGCTTGATGTTGCCCGGGTTCACGCGGACCGCGGCGCAGCCGGCCTCGATCGCCGCGAAGACGTACTTGGGCTGGAAGTGGATGTCCGCGATCACCGGGATCTGCGACTTGCGGGCGATGGTCGCGAGGGCGTCGGCGTCGTCCTGGGTCGGGCAGGCCACCCGGACGATCTGGCAGCCGGACGCGGTCAGCTCGGCGATCTGCTGGAGGGTGGCGCCGATGTCCGACGTACGGGTCGTCGTCATCGACTGCACCGAGACCGGGGCTCCGCCCCCGACCGCCACCGGCCCGACCTGGATCTGCCGCGAACCGCGCCGCGGTGCGACCGGACGGGCCGGTACCTCGGGAACGCCCAAGGGAACGGCGGTCATCGCGTCACTCCCGGTTTCCGGAGACGGTCTCGCGCATGGCCCGCAGGGACTCCTTCAGGGAGCCCATCGTGGCGAGGACGGCGGTGGGCTCGTAGCCGCAGTGCGCCATGCAGTTGGCGCAGCGCGGATCCTTGCCGCGGCCGTACTTGTCCCAGTCGGTCTCCTCGATGAGTTCCCGGTACGTCGGCACGTATCCGTCGCTCATCAGGTAGCAGGGGCGCTGCCAGCCGAAGAGCGAGTAGTTCGGGATCGCCCACGCGGTGCACGGGAAGTCGACCTTGCCCTCCAGGAAGTCCAGGAAGAGCGGGGAGTGGTTCAGCCGCCACTTGCGGCGGTTGCCGCCCGCGAAGGCCTTCTTGAACAGCTCGCGGGTCTGCTCCACGCCGAGGAAGTGCTCCTGGTCGGGAGCCTTCTCGTAGGCGTAGGCGGGCGAGATCATCATCTCGTCGACCTGGAGGTCGTCGTTGAGGAAGTTGAGCACCTCGATGACGGTCTGCGGGGTGTCGGTGTTGAAGAAGGTCGAGTTGGTGGTCACCCGGAAGCCGCGCCGCTTGGCCTCCTTGATGGCCTCCACCGCCTCGTCGAACACACCCTCCTTCGCGACGGACTCGTCGTGCCGCTCGCGCAGCCCGTCGATGTGCACCGCGAAGGCGAAATAAGGGGAGGGCGTGAACTTGTCCATCTTCTTGCGCATCAGCATCGCGTTCGTGCACAGGAAGACGTACTTCTTCTTCGCCACCAACTGCCGCACGATCTCGTCGATCTGCGGGTGCATCAACGGTTCTCCACCGGCGATGGAGACCATCGGCGCACCGGACTCCAGCACGGCGCCCACGGCCTGGGCGACCGGCATGCGCTGCTTGAGCACACCCGCCGGATGCTGGATCTTGCCGCATCCCTCGCACTTGAGGTTGCAGGCGAAGAGCGGTTCCAGCTCGACGATGAGCGGAAACTTGTCCCGCCTACGAAGCTTCTGTTCAGCCAGGTAAGTAGCGACCTTGATGGACTGACGCAACGGCATGGCCATCTGGCTCACCTCCGGGGGAGCAGCAAGGAACGGTGCCATTCGATGAATGCTGGAAGAACGGAACGCAGGACGCGGAAAGCCGATATTCCACCGCGCACCGTGCCGATCCGGACGAGTTCGTGTTCAGGAGCGTCCACGACCACCCGTACAGCCGCGACGGGCCGGTCGCCGGCGCGCACCGCGCTCAGGAGCGTGGCCGCCGACTCCATGTCGACGGCGATCGCACCGGTCGCGAGCAGGTCGGAGCGCTCCGGGCCACGGACGACGTGGTCGGAGCCGGTGAGGGGGCCGGTGTGGACCGTGCGCCCGGGCAGCAGGCGCGCGAGTTCCTTCACCAGCAGCTCGGTGCCCACACAGGCGACCGTGCCGCGCGGGTCCCGGGTCTCCTCGGCGACGACCAGGTCGCCGGGGTGCATGCCGGGGGCGAGCCCGGCGCAGAAGCCGGTGGCCAGGACGGCCGCGTCGGCCAGCGCCGGGTCGCCGAGCCGCCCGGTGACGGAGCGTTCCGCCGCCCTGGGGCCCATGCCCGTGCGGACGACCGTGTACGGCCCGCCGGCGCCCCCGCGGTCGCCGGTGCGCAGGGCGAGGTGCTCGATGCCGAGCGCGCAGGCGATCAGCAGCGGGGCCGGACCGGGCTGGTTGGTCAACTCAGACCCCCTGTGCCTCGACGAGGGCCTTGCCGGCCTTGGCGAGCGGGGGCCGCTCGAAGGGGTCGCCGTGCAGGTACCGGCCGAGCGCGGTGAGCGGGAAGACCTGCCGGTACAGGTGGTAGTTGATGGAGAAGTCCCAGGGGAAGCCGGTGCCGGTGAAGTACGGCTCGTCCCAGGTGCCGTCCTCCCGCTGGGTGTCGGCCAGCCAGCGGACGCCGCGCTCGACGGCCTTGGAGTCCTTCTCCCCCGCCGCGAGCAGCGCCATCAGCGCCCACGCGGTCTGCGAGGCGGTGGAGGCGCCGTGGCCGCTCCACTCCTCGGCGTACTTGTAGGAGCGCAGGTCCTCGCCCCAGCCGCCGTCGTCGTTCTGGACGCCCTCCAGCCAGGCCACCGCCCGCCGGATCGCCGGGTGCGAGCCGGGCAGACCGGCCGCGGTGAGCGCCGGCACCACGGAGCCGGTGCCGTAGATGTAGTTGACGCCCCAGCGGCCGAACCAGGAGCCGTTCGCCTCCTGTTCGGCGAGGAGCCAGGCGATGCCGCGCCGGGCACGCGGGTCGTGGGCGAGGCCCTCGGCCGCGAGCATCTCGACCACGTGCGCGGTGACGTCCGCGGACGGCGGGTCGATGACCTCGCCGAAGTCGCAGAACGGCAGCCGGTTCGGGAACGGGCTGGTGTTGTCGACGTCGAAGGCGCCCCACGCGCCGTTCTTCGACTGCATGCCGAGGTTCCAGCGCACGGCCCGTCCGACGGCATGGTCGACGCGCTCGGGGTCGTGGTGCCTGACCCGGCGCAGGGCGAGGGCCACCTCGGCGGTGTCGTCGATGTCCGGGTAGTTGTCGTTGTGGAACTCGAACGCCCAGCCACCCGGCGGGAGTCCGGGGCGCTTCACGGCCCAGTCGCCGGGCCGGACGATCTCCTCGCCGAGCATCCAGTCGGCCGCCCGGACCAGCTGGGGGTGGTCGGCGGGCAGTCCCGCGTCGGCGAGCGCGATGGTGGCGAGGCAGGTGTCCCACACCGGGGACTGGCAGGCCTCGATCATCCGGGCGCCGTCCTCGCGCCATACGGCGAAACGGTCCAGCGAGGCGAGGCCCTCGCGCATCACCGGATGCCGGAGGTCGTAGCCCAGCAGGTGCAGGGCGATGACCGAGTAGACGGCCGGGGGCTGGATGCCGCCCCAGCAGCCGTCGTTCTCCTGCCGCTCGATGATCCAGCGGGCGGCGGCGTTCATCGCGGCCTTGCGCACACCGCGCGGAACGATCTTGCGCAGCTGGTGCAGCGCCTTGTCCAGCCGCTGGAAGGCGCCGTCCCAGCTGGCCACCGGCGCCAGGGGCTTGGCCGGGTTGGGGTCGGCCGGGTCGGTGTGCAGCTCGTCCAGCGGGAAGGGTGCCGGGCGCACCGGGCGCTTGGCCGAGACGACGGTGAGCGGCACGATCGTCTGCCGGGCCCAGCAGCCGAAGTCGTAGATGTTGAGCGGCATCCAGGTCGGGAACCAGATCAGCTCCGGCGGGAGTTCGGGTAGGTCCTCCCACTTCCACCAGCCGAACAGGGCGAGCCAGATCCGGGTGAAGACGCGGGCTGCGGCGATGCCGCCGCGTTCACGGATCCAGGCGGAGGCCTTCGCCATGTGGGGGGCGTCGGGCAGGTCGCCGGCCAGGCGGAGGGCGACGTACGCCTCGATGGTGGTGGACAGTTCGCCGGGTCCGCCGTAGAAGGTGGCCCAGGTGCCGTCCTCGCGCTGCTCGCCGCGGATGAACTTCGCGGCGGCCACGGCGGTCGACTCGTCGAGGATGCCCAGGAACTGACGGAGCAGCAGGTCCTCGGCGTCCATGGTGACGTTCGTCTCCAGGTCGCCCTTCCACCAGCCCTCGGCGTCCTGCCGGGCGAGCAGGAAGTCGGTGGCGCGCCTCGCGGCGTGCGCGGCGGCTTCCCGTACCCCGGCCGCCTCGGGGGTGGTGATGGCGGTGTCGCTGGCCGCGGCAGCGCGGGGCGGCAGGGTCGCCCCGGTGCTTCCGTCGGTCGTCGCTGTCATGGCTTCCCCTTCGTGCAGTCGTGCGAGTCGTGCTGCTGTGGGTCCGCCGTCGGCCGGTGTCCTGCCTCCGCGGGAGGCACCGGCCGGCGACTAAGCGAGGCGTGTCGAACCGATGGCGATCATCTCTTCCGTACGACGACGAAGTCGGCGAGTGCCGTGAAGGAGGCCCGCACCGGGTCGGGCATGTGGACGGCGTCGAGGGCCTCGACGGCGATGACGTGCTGGCGGCGTGCTTCCCCGGCGGTCCACTCGCGGCCGCCGGCCTCCTCGATGAGGGCCGCGCGTGCCGCGAACTCCTCCTCGGAGAAGTTCTCGAAGTCGCTGCTCTTGGCGTCGGCGGCGAGGATCTCGCCGAGCCGCTCCGAGGCCGGGCCGCCGGCCGCGAGGGCGGCCACCACCGGCAGGGACTTCTTGCGCTGGCGCAGATCGCTCCAGGTCTGCTTGCCGGTGGACTCCGGGTCGCCCCAGATGCCGAGGAGGTCGTCGACGGCCTGGAAGGCGAGGCCGAGGTGGTAGCCGTACTTCTCCAGCGCGTCGGCGGTGGCGTCGTCGGCGCCGCCGAGGACGGCGCCGATGGAGCTGGAGGCGGCGAGCAGGGCGCCGGTCTTGTTGCCCTCCATCTCCAGGCACTCCTCGACGCTGACCCGGTCGCGGTGCTCGTAGGAGATGTCCTGGGCCTGACCGTCGATCAGGGCGCGGGTGGCGGTGGTCAGCCGGCGGGTGGCGCGGCCGGCCTCGACGCTGCCGAGCTCCAGCAGGACCTCGTTGGCGAGGGCGAACAGGGCGTCGCCGACCAGGATCGCCTGGGCGGGGCCGTGCACCTTCCAGACGGTGTCGCGGTGGCGGCGCTGCTCGTCGCCGTCCATCAGATCGTCGTGCAGCAACGAGAAGTTGTGGACGAGTTCGACGGCGACGGCGCCGGGGACGCCCACCTCGGGCGCGGCACCGGTGACCTCGGCGGAGAGCACGGCGAGCGCGGGCCGTACGGCCTTGCCGCCGTCTCCGTCGGCCGGGTTGCCGGCCGCGTCGATCCAGCCGAAGTGGTAGGCGGCGACGGTGTCCATCGGAGGCGCCAGGCGGTCCACGGCCGCACGCAGGACCGGGGTGGCCAGGGTCCGGCCGCGCTCCAGCAGCGCGGTCACGTCCACCGCGGCCCGTGGAGCGGGCTTCGAGGCCGGGGGCACAGTGGGCACAGTCTCTCCTCTTGTTGCGGTACCGGGGGTGCGGGGGCCTGCCGCATGCTCCAGACCGGGCATCAGGCCGCCTCCTCGAACTCGAAGAGGTGGCGGGGGCGGGGCCGGCCCAGGGCGCTCAGCGCGGCGTCGGCCGCGCTCACTCCACTGCGGACCGCACTCTCCATGGTCGCGGGCCACCCTGTGGCGGTCCACGCTCCGGCCAGGTACAGGCCGGGGGACTTGGTGCGGGCGCCGGGCCGCAGCCGCCCGACGCCGGGGGTGGGGGCGAACGTCGCCGTGCGCTCCCGGGTCACGAAGAAGTCCTGCACCACGGCCGCCCGGGTGCCGGGGATCAGCCGCTCCAGCTCGGGCAGGTAGCGGTCGCGGAGGTCGGCGACCGGTGTGTCGATCTCGTCCTGGGCGGCCGACTGGGACAGCGCGAGGTACTGGCCCGTGCGCAGCCCCGAGGCGTGGGTGCGGTCGAAGACCCACTGCACGGGGGTGCCGAGGGCGGCGAAGAAGGGCTTCGCGAGCACCTTGCGGTCGTAGACGACGTGGACGTTGAGGATCGGCGCGGTGCCGATGTCGAGCAGCCGCCCCGGGTCGTCCAGGGCGCCGGGCGGCAGCAGGTCGTGGGTCTCGCGCTGGGGTACGGCGAGGACGACGGCGTCGGCGTGCAGCGTCTCGCCGGGAACCTGAACGTTCCAGCTCCCGTTCTCGTTGGAGGAGATGGAGGTGACGCGTGTACGGACCTCGGAACGCACGCCCGCGGAGTCGAGCGCCTTGCGGGCCAGCCGGTCGTGCAGTTCGCCCAGCGGGACATGGGCCCAGCCGATGTCGGCCGCGCCCGGGTCGGACAGCAGGCCGGTCTTGAACACCATCGCGGCGAGTCCCAGCGAGGCGTCGCCCGCGACCGCGTTGAGGGTGGCGACCCCGACCAGGTCCCACAGGGCCTCGACGGCGCGTGCCGACTGGCCGTGCGCGGCCAGCCAGCTGCCGAAGTCCTGGGTGTCCAGGGCCGGATCGGCGGGGTCGAGCCCCTGGAGCGCGAGCGCGGCCCGGCCCACGGCGGCACGCTCGACGAGCGAGAGATGCGGATAGGCGGCCAGGCTGCG of the Streptomyces sp. 1222.5 genome contains:
- the hpnH gene encoding adenosyl-hopene transferase HpnH, with the translated sequence MAMPLRQSIKVATYLAEQKLRRRDKFPLIVELEPLFACNLKCEGCGKIQHPAGVLKQRMPVAQAVGAVLESGAPMVSIAGGEPLMHPQIDEIVRQLVAKKKYVFLCTNAMLMRKKMDKFTPSPYFAFAVHIDGLRERHDESVAKEGVFDEAVEAIKEAKRRGFRVTTNSTFFNTDTPQTVIEVLNFLNDDLQVDEMMISPAYAYEKAPDQEHFLGVEQTRELFKKAFAGGNRRKWRLNHSPLFLDFLEGKVDFPCTAWAIPNYSLFGWQRPCYLMSDGYVPTYRELIEETDWDKYGRGKDPRCANCMAHCGYEPTAVLATMGSLKESLRAMRETVSGNRE
- a CDS encoding 1-hydroxy-2-methyl-2-butenyl 4-diphosphate reductase; amino-acid sequence: MTNQPGPAPLLIACALGIEHLALRTGDRGGAGGPYTVVRTGMGPRAAERSVTGRLGDPALADAAVLATGFCAGLAPGMHPGDLVVAEETRDPRGTVACVGTELLVKELARLLPGRTVHTGPLTGSDHVVRGPERSDLLATGAIAVDMESAATLLSAVRAGDRPVAAVRVVVDAPEHELVRIGTVRGGISAFRVLRSVLPAFIEWHRSLLLPRR
- the shc gene encoding squalene--hopene cyclase yields the protein MTATTDGSTGATLPPRAAAASDTAITTPEAAGVREAAAHAARRATDFLLARQDAEGWWKGDLETNVTMDAEDLLLRQFLGILDESTAVAAAKFIRGEQREDGTWATFYGGPGELSTTIEAYVALRLAGDLPDAPHMAKASAWIRERGGIAAARVFTRIWLALFGWWKWEDLPELPPELIWFPTWMPLNIYDFGCWARQTIVPLTVVSAKRPVRPAPFPLDELHTDPADPNPAKPLAPVASWDGAFQRLDKALHQLRKIVPRGVRKAAMNAAARWIIERQENDGCWGGIQPPAVYSVIALHLLGYDLRHPVMREGLASLDRFAVWREDGARMIEACQSPVWDTCLATIALADAGLPADHPQLVRAADWMLGEEIVRPGDWAVKRPGLPPGGWAFEFHNDNYPDIDDTAEVALALRRVRHHDPERVDHAVGRAVRWNLGMQSKNGAWGAFDVDNTSPFPNRLPFCDFGEVIDPPSADVTAHVVEMLAAEGLAHDPRARRGIAWLLAEQEANGSWFGRWGVNYIYGTGSVVPALTAAGLPGSHPAIRRAVAWLEGVQNDDGGWGEDLRSYKYAEEWSGHGASTASQTAWALMALLAAGEKDSKAVERGVRWLADTQREDGTWDEPYFTGTGFPWDFSINYHLYRQVFPLTALGRYLHGDPFERPPLAKAGKALVEAQGV
- a CDS encoding polyprenyl synthetase family protein, giving the protein MPGLEHAAGPRTPGTATRGETVPTVPPASKPAPRAAVDVTALLERGRTLATPVLRAAVDRLAPPMDTVAAYHFGWIDAAGNPADGDGGKAVRPALAVLSAEVTGAAPEVGVPGAVAVELVHNFSLLHDDLMDGDEQRRHRDTVWKVHGPAQAILVGDALFALANEVLLELGSVEAGRATRRLTTATRALIDGQAQDISYEHRDRVSVEECLEMEGNKTGALLAASSSIGAVLGGADDATADALEKYGYHLGLAFQAVDDLLGIWGDPESTGKQTWSDLRQRKKSLPVVAALAAGGPASERLGEILAADAKSSDFENFSEEEFAARAALIEEAGGREWTAGEARRQHVIAVEALDAVHMPDPVRASFTALADFVVVRKR
- the hpnE gene encoding hydroxysqualene dehydroxylase HpnE, which translates into the protein MSDGSCPAQEHDGTPQAPGRSAVVVGGGLAGITAALALADAGVRVTLLEGRPRLGGLAFSFRRGELTVDNGQHVYLRCCTAYRWFLDRIEGAALAPLQDRLDVPVVDVARPEGRRLGRLRRDPLPVPLHLGRSLAAYPHLSLVERAAVGRAALALQGLDPADPALDTQDFGSWLAAHGQSARAVEALWDLVGVATLNAVAGDASLGLAAMVFKTGLLSDPGAADIGWAHVPLGELHDRLARKALDSAGVRSEVRTRVTSISSNENGSWNVQVPGETLHADAVVLAVPQRETHDLLPPGALDDPGRLLDIGTAPILNVHVVYDRKVLAKPFFAALGTPVQWVFDRTHASGLRTGQYLALSQSAAQDEIDTPVADLRDRYLPELERLIPGTRAAVVQDFFVTRERTATFAPTPGVGRLRPGARTKSPGLYLAGAWTATGWPATMESAVRSGVSAADAALSALGRPRPRHLFEFEEAA